A part of Candidatus Hydrogenedentota bacterium genomic DNA contains:
- a CDS encoding SGNH/GDSL hydrolase family protein — protein MITALLLTLAVAADPVMPVRTTAPWTIEVGPGSVELNGRTITLSAPQSFVISPAVVLQVYDEKHDTLPVFNENAGGWSKGLHPDPIKTEECSQTGSLIPGTFVLKPDKGDAQPFTLDKDYRMDEFWASIGRIDGGGIDPAKPVYFDYKYSPCRIDSIVADAQGKLRLIEGVSANGIVLPPELTADETAVVNVWIPSQCPQLTDDNLFPVYASTAVPPIEPVAEQCLPKTLAKLRAGEDVHIVAFGDSVTCGGGTSRAEDWYQEQFRRMLQERFPNAKIHMHTAGWGGASSNAYLTQPRGAEHDFVRDVLEVKPDMVTIEFVNDAYLNEEQTLEHYRSFISQIHGVGAEVVLITPHLVRPDWMNLTTMKVKEDPRPYVAGLRRLAKEDNLALADASQDYCNLWKMGIPYMTLMANAINHPD, from the coding sequence ACTACCGCTCCATGGACCATCGAAGTCGGTCCCGGTTCCGTCGAACTCAACGGACGGACAATCACGCTTAGCGCGCCGCAGTCCTTCGTCATCTCCCCCGCGGTGGTACTCCAGGTCTACGACGAAAAGCACGACACACTGCCCGTCTTCAACGAGAATGCCGGCGGTTGGTCCAAAGGCTTGCACCCCGACCCCATCAAGACCGAAGAATGCAGCCAGACCGGCTCCTTGATCCCGGGTACCTTCGTGCTTAAACCCGATAAGGGCGACGCTCAACCGTTTACCCTCGACAAGGACTACCGCATGGACGAGTTCTGGGCGTCCATCGGCCGCATCGATGGCGGCGGCATCGATCCCGCAAAGCCCGTCTACTTCGACTACAAATACAGCCCCTGCCGCATTGACTCGATAGTCGCTGACGCGCAAGGAAAGCTGCGCCTGATTGAAGGTGTGTCGGCAAACGGTATCGTGCTGCCTCCGGAGCTGACTGCCGATGAGACGGCTGTCGTCAACGTGTGGATTCCCAGCCAATGCCCGCAGCTCACCGACGACAACCTTTTCCCCGTCTACGCGAGCACGGCCGTGCCCCCGATCGAACCCGTCGCCGAGCAGTGCCTGCCCAAGACCCTCGCAAAGCTCCGCGCCGGTGAAGACGTGCACATCGTTGCCTTTGGCGACAGCGTCACCTGTGGCGGCGGCACGTCTCGTGCTGAAGACTGGTACCAGGAACAATTCCGTCGCATGCTCCAGGAAAGATTCCCCAACGCGAAGATCCACATGCACACGGCGGGCTGGGGCGGCGCGTCCAGCAACGCCTATCTCACCCAGCCGCGCGGCGCAGAACACGACTTCGTGCGCGACGTACTCGAAGTCAAACCCGATATGGTTACGATTGAGTTCGTCAACGACGCGTACCTGAACGAAGAACAGACTCTTGAGCACTACCGGAGTTTCATCTCACAGATTCACGGAGTCGGTGCGGAAGTAGTCCTCATTACACCGCATCTCGTGCGGCCTGACTGGATGAACCTGACGACCATGAAAGTGAAAGAAGACCCCCGGCCCTACGTCGCCGGACTCCGCCGCCTTGCGAAAGAAGACAACCTCGCGTTGGCCGATGCCTCGCAGGACTACTGCAACCTTTGGAAGATGGGCATCCCCTACATGACGCTCATGGCCAACGCCATCAATCATCCGGAC